One stretch of Candidatus Polarisedimenticolia bacterium DNA includes these proteins:
- a CDS encoding S8 family serine peptidase has protein sequence MRIMLTGSTFKRSAGILRLPAALGLISLAFVAAFAWHPRSGSQALEVRQYSGPAPAGQVAQPFEEGSVGPQVRGDRFGNAKGWLQQKGGGQPSVVPAGARTIDAENGRLFVEIPVSALAKLAAQGLEFEPVEDPDLFNVGSETFDVRDGEPAIPAELIASPERPTRRPYLVKFDAPIREQWLADLQAAGAEIVQYQPHFGYLLLVPPGFETAIHGRAHVAFDGEYHGAYKARAELKAKAASNQGIDIRIVTFDLPGAQARIDDLVHGGARLETQSAAASTSQWTTLRDYVLRGVRSRDLTAILRDPAVYWVEEWSEPRPEDERAAQIIAGNYAFGGLPLTGYYPFLASLGADGTGVTVAVADTGLDTGVLATIHEDFRNRTAFATAICPNSRDQEGHGTNVASIVLGDPRPPLGTNLLDSDGFFWGAGAAPGAHLWFQKAINDGDCTTSFATQPNVLAADAFSVGGARIGSHSFQDGLTPGNGYTSTCALWDARTRDADSGVAGNQQYLVVFSAGNSGPAAGTLTSPHAAKNIISVAATENYRPGECPGVSGCGGAADDIDALIDFSSRGPTVDNRIKPDIAAPGHVIVGARSSVAAYSCFCDPGGGTGCCESTGVDGANKYSAYSGTSQAAPRMAGAAAVVFDWFNDRFGVFPSPAMAKAILINGAVDLKTPDIPNFNEGWGRINLKSSLANPAGAMYTDQTTVLGTTGDAAAFTISGIIQDPSRPVTVTLDWTDPAGAVSCNPCLVNDLDLLVTQGATTWRGNNFTAGFSNTGAVADTRNNVEGVKLAPGTLTCSPVQLKVRAQTLSGDGVPGNADTTDQDFALVAANLGATGVPAVAVASSTLSGGCDSDGFLDRGETATLALGLQNAGCASASGVQATLSVLSAPPGATVTVSPTGAEAIGAIASGATVNHNWQVTLANAAPNFCGGKAVLQVAVTDGAAHSWTRTVEVTLDAESLTPATNTDPATVDNSFSKSAEYSLQSCRTTSTPTSWHMGQTDCSGIVRDSSTQDLVFAYNLPAGAVFGTLTFMHAFGGYSNANFADTVEIDIDPENDGSFVTLQKWTQGADNPTVMSTAGPYDLTPFNATHGPTVKLRFRFQSAANWHGGPNNAAGWDVDDIVLTYSTLVCESQVCSSCSAPSTLTNNSAADVSACANSGVLVSW, from the coding sequence ATGCGCATCATGCTGACTGGTAGTACTTTCAAGCGCTCAGCCGGGATTCTCCGCCTGCCGGCCGCCCTGGGGCTGATATCCCTGGCGTTCGTGGCCGCCTTTGCCTGGCACCCCAGGTCCGGCTCGCAGGCCCTCGAAGTCCGCCAGTATTCGGGCCCGGCTCCCGCCGGCCAGGTCGCCCAGCCCTTCGAGGAAGGCTCCGTGGGACCTCAGGTCCGGGGAGACCGCTTCGGCAATGCCAAGGGGTGGCTCCAGCAGAAAGGCGGCGGTCAGCCTTCGGTGGTCCCCGCCGGCGCCCGGACCATCGATGCCGAGAATGGGCGGCTCTTCGTGGAGATCCCGGTCTCGGCCCTGGCGAAGCTTGCCGCGCAGGGTCTGGAATTCGAGCCGGTGGAGGACCCCGACCTCTTCAATGTCGGATCCGAGACCTTCGATGTTCGCGACGGCGAGCCGGCGATTCCGGCGGAGCTCATCGCCTCTCCGGAGCGCCCCACCCGCCGACCCTACCTGGTCAAGTTCGACGCGCCGATCCGCGAGCAGTGGCTCGCAGATCTGCAAGCCGCGGGCGCCGAGATCGTCCAGTATCAGCCGCACTTCGGTTACCTGCTCCTGGTTCCGCCGGGCTTCGAGACGGCGATTCATGGCCGTGCACATGTCGCCTTTGACGGGGAATATCACGGGGCTTACAAGGCGCGCGCCGAGCTCAAAGCCAAGGCCGCATCCAATCAGGGGATCGATATCCGAATCGTCACCTTCGATCTCCCGGGTGCCCAGGCGCGCATCGATGACCTGGTGCATGGCGGCGCGCGCCTGGAGACGCAGAGCGCCGCGGCCTCCACCAGCCAGTGGACGACCCTGCGCGACTACGTCCTGCGCGGCGTGCGCTCGCGCGACTTGACCGCGATTCTGCGCGACCCTGCCGTCTACTGGGTCGAGGAGTGGAGCGAGCCGCGTCCGGAGGACGAGCGCGCCGCGCAGATCATCGCCGGCAACTACGCTTTCGGCGGCCTGCCCTTGACCGGCTACTATCCCTTTCTGGCGAGTCTCGGGGCCGACGGCACGGGGGTCACCGTGGCGGTCGCCGACACCGGGCTCGATACCGGAGTTCTGGCGACGATTCACGAGGATTTCCGCAACCGGACCGCCTTCGCCACGGCCATCTGCCCCAACAGCCGCGACCAGGAGGGCCACGGGACGAACGTCGCATCGATCGTTCTTGGGGATCCGCGGCCGCCGCTGGGAACGAACCTTCTCGATTCGGACGGCTTCTTCTGGGGGGCCGGCGCGGCGCCCGGCGCGCACCTCTGGTTTCAGAAGGCAATCAATGACGGCGATTGCACCACCTCGTTCGCAACCCAGCCCAACGTGCTTGCCGCGGATGCCTTCAGCGTCGGCGGGGCGCGCATCGGCAGCCACTCGTTCCAGGACGGTTTGACGCCCGGCAACGGCTACACCTCGACCTGCGCCCTCTGGGACGCGCGCACGCGCGACGCCGACTCGGGGGTCGCCGGCAACCAGCAGTATCTCGTCGTCTTCTCGGCCGGCAACAGCGGTCCGGCGGCCGGGACGCTGACCTCGCCGCACGCCGCCAAGAACATCATCAGCGTGGCCGCCACGGAGAACTACCGCCCCGGGGAGTGCCCCGGGGTCTCCGGCTGCGGCGGAGCGGCCGACGACATCGATGCGTTGATTGATTTCTCTTCTCGCGGTCCTACCGTCGACAACCGGATCAAACCCGACATCGCCGCTCCCGGCCACGTCATCGTGGGGGCGCGCTCCTCGGTGGCGGCCTACAGTTGCTTCTGTGACCCCGGAGGCGGCACGGGGTGCTGCGAGTCGACCGGCGTCGACGGCGCCAACAAATACTCCGCCTATTCCGGCACCAGCCAGGCGGCGCCGCGGATGGCCGGGGCGGCCGCGGTCGTCTTTGATTGGTTCAACGATCGCTTCGGCGTCTTCCCGTCGCCCGCCATGGCGAAGGCAATTCTGATCAACGGCGCGGTGGACCTGAAGACCCCCGACATCCCCAACTTCAACGAGGGGTGGGGACGTATCAACCTGAAGTCATCACTGGCGAACCCTGCGGGCGCGATGTACACGGATCAGACCACCGTCCTGGGGACGACGGGCGATGCCGCGGCCTTCACCATCAGCGGCATCATCCAGGATCCCTCGCGGCCGGTGACCGTGACCCTCGACTGGACCGATCCGGCCGGGGCCGTCAGCTGCAATCCGTGCCTGGTCAACGACCTCGATCTGCTGGTGACGCAGGGAGCGACCACCTGGCGCGGCAACAACTTCACGGCGGGTTTCTCGAACACCGGTGCTGTCGCCGACACGCGCAACAACGTCGAGGGAGTGAAGCTGGCGCCAGGCACGCTGACCTGCTCGCCGGTGCAGCTCAAGGTGCGCGCCCAGACGCTCAGCGGCGACGGCGTTCCGGGCAATGCCGACACGACCGACCAGGACTTCGCCCTGGTCGCGGCGAATCTCGGCGCCACCGGCGTGCCGGCGGTCGCCGTGGCCTCTTCCACCCTGTCGGGCGGCTGCGACAGCGACGGCTTCCTGGATCGCGGCGAGACCGCGACGCTCGCGCTCGGGCTCCAGAACGCCGGCTGTGCTAGTGCCAGCGGCGTCCAGGCAACCCTGAGCGTTCTGTCGGCTCCGCCCGGGGCGACCGTGACCGTATCGCCTACAGGTGCCGAGGCCATCGGCGCCATCGCCTCGGGTGCCACCGTCAACCACAACTGGCAGGTGACCCTCGCCAATGCCGCCCCGAACTTCTGTGGCGGAAAGGCGGTCCTGCAGGTGGCCGTCACCGACGGCGCGGCGCACAGCTGGACGCGGACCGTGGAAGTCACGCTCGACGCGGAGTCGCTGACCCCGGCAACCAATACCGATCCGGCGACGGTCGACAACTCGTTCTCCAAGTCGGCCGAGTACAGCCTGCAGAGCTGCCGGACCACCTCGACGCCGACCTCCTGGCACATGGGCCAGACCGATTGCAGCGGCATCGTCCGTGACAGCTCGACCCAGGATCTCGTCTTCGCCTACAACCTGCCGGCCGGCGCCGTTTTCGGTACGCTGACCTTCATGCACGCCTTCGGCGGCTACTCCAACGCCAATTTCGCCGACACCGTGGAAATCGACATCGATCCGGAGAATGACGGCTCCTTCGTCACGCTGCAGAAATGGACGCAGGGGGCCGACAACCCGACGGTCATGTCGACGGCCGGTCCCTACGATCTGACTCCCTTCAACGCCACGCATGGCCCCACCGTGAAGCTGCGCTTCCGCTTCCAGAGCGCCGCCAATTGGCATGGTGGTCCCAACAACGCCGCCGGCTGGGACGTGGACGATATCGTCCTGACCTACTCGACCCTTGTCTGCGAGAGCCAGGTCTGTTCCAGCTGCTCGGCGCCGTCGACGCTCACCAACAACAGCGCTGCCGACGTAAGCGCATGCGCCAATTCCGGCGTGCTCGTCTCCTGGA
- a CDS encoding FHA domain-containing protein has protein sequence MVDEDTKVRRARRPDAILVEVIGGPMDGMSRRSAGESLSIGRTEENDLAIPFDLSVSGKHARVVIDAGQYWLEDLGSTNGTFLGEGRIQGRVLIALGTVFVVGRTTLELMAS, from the coding sequence GTGGTCGACGAGGACACCAAGGTCCGCAGGGCACGACGCCCCGACGCTATTCTGGTCGAGGTGATCGGCGGCCCGATGGACGGCATGTCGCGCCGCAGCGCCGGCGAATCCTTGTCGATCGGGAGGACCGAAGAGAATGACCTCGCGATTCCATTCGATCTGTCGGTCTCCGGGAAGCATGCCCGGGTCGTGATTGACGCGGGACAGTACTGGCTGGAAGACCTTGGGTCCACCAACGGCACGTTTCTGGGCGAAGGGCGGATCCAGGGACGGGTCCTCATCGCCCTGGGAACGGTGTTCGTGGTGGGCCGTACCACCCTCGAGCTGATGGCTTCCTGA